The Cloeon dipterum chromosome 3, ieCloDipt1.1, whole genome shotgun sequence genome includes a region encoding these proteins:
- the zip gene encoding myosin heavy chain, non-muscle isoform X2, with protein MAEDRLDPDLKFLSVDRNTFSDPATQAEWTQKRLVWVPHENHGFVSASIKGERGDEVEVEIVETSKRCFVAKDDIQKMNPPKFDKVEDMAELTCLNEASVLHNIKDRYYSGLIYTYSGLFCVVVNPYKKLPIYTENIMERYKGIKRHEVPPHVFAITDNAYRSMLQDREDQSILCTGESGAGKTENTKKVIQYLAYVAASKPKGSSAAPHTAAPVFSFGELEQQLLQANPILEAFGNAKTVKNDNSSRFGKFIRINFDASGYIAGANIETYLLEKSRAIRQAKDERAFHIFYQLISGASAEQKKDFLLDDAKSYSFLTHGPLPLPGWDDSGEFKATCQAMGIMGMNPEDIASILKIVSATILFGNMKFKQERNSDQATLPDNTVAQKLAHLLGLQVTEMTKAFLKPRIKVGRDFVTKAQTKEQAEFAIEAISKACYERMFRWLVNRLNRSLDRTKRQGASFIGILDMAGFEIFELNSFEQLCINYTNEKLQQLFNHTMFILEQEEYQREGIEWKFIDFGLDLQPTIDLIDKPMGIMALLDEECWFPKATDKTFVEKLIGTHSVHSKFMKTDFRGIADFAIVHYAGKVDYSAEKWLMKNMDPLNENVVSLLQASQDAFVVQIWKDAEIVGMAQQAMSEGTQFGARTRKGMFRTVSQLYKEQLAKLMVTLRNTNPNFVRCIIPNHEKRAGKIDAPLVLDQLRCNGVLEGIRICRQGFPNRIPFQEFRQRYELLTPNVIPKGFMDGKKACENMIHALELDPNLYRVGQSKIFFRAGVLAHLEEERDYKITDLIVNFQAYCRGFLARKNHIKRMQQLNAIRIIQRNCAAYLKLRNWQWWRLYTKVKPLLQVTKQEEKLVQKEDELKQVREKLESELKVAMEYQSKFEQALEEKNTLAEQLQAETELCAEAEEMRARLAARKQELEEILHDLESRIEEEEERTLQLGNEKKKLQLNIQDLEEQLEEEEASRQKLQLEKVTLDAKIKKLEEEAAVSEDTNQKLQKEKKLLEERAADLSQTLAEEEEKAKHLAKLKTKHESTISELEERLLKEHSTRQEMDRSKRKLDTELQDLKEQMTERKAQVEELQLVLGKREEELATAMMRIDEEAAGKAQSQKALRELESQLTELHEDLEAEKAARAKAEKQKRDLNEELEALKNELLDSLDTTAAQQELRSKREAELLQLKKGLEDETASHETHLAEMRHKHGQELAALLEQQEVLKRNKAAADKSRQQLEAENADLAIELKSASATKQESERRRKQAEAQLAELGAKLSDAERVRQELAERTSKLTAEADSVAQQLKEAELRASASVKAASAMEGQLSETQVLLEEETKAKLALSSKLRQLETEKDALQEQMEEEEQAKRNLEKQVAAAVAQAQEARKRADDEAENVVTLEEQRKRLAKELEAMQRLAEELQAANDKLEKSRKKLQAELEDTTIDLEAQRGKVVELEKKQRNFDKVLAEEKAVAEQIAQERDNAEREAREKETKVLSLTRELEEMNERVEELERGKRMLQSELDELANTQGTADKNVHELEKAKRALEIMLTEQKAQNEELEDELQLTEDAKLRLEVNMEAMRKQAERDLQAKEEQAEEKRRALVKQLRDVEAELEDERKQRTAAAVSRKKLESDYSDLEQHLEMANKIKEDALKQLKKLQAQAKDWQREAEEARAARDDLATQAKEGERKVKGLEAELAQVTEDLAAAERARRAAEAERDEMAEELGSNASRGGALLDEKRRLEARITALEEELEEEQSNSELFMDRARKAQLSVEQLTTELAAERGASQKQESQRILLERQNKELRAKLAEMETNQRTKTKATVTALEAKIVNLEEQLEVEAKERLVQQKASRKLDKRLKEMALQLEDERRHADQFKEQVEKVNARVKALKRQLDEAEEEISREKAQRRKAQREMEDMGESHEAMTREINNLKNKLRRTGGLGGLSSSRLGGTKRGSIQAGGSDDSMAAPSQDESVDGEEASN; from the exons ACTTATTCAGGACTCTTCTGCGTGGTGGTCAACCCATATAAGAAACTGCCCATTTACACGGAAAACATCATGGAGAGGTATAAGGGCATCAAGAGGCACGAGGTGCCGCCCCACGTATTCGCCATCACAGACAACGCTTATCGCAGCATGCTGCAAG ATCGTGAGGACCAAAGTATTTTGTGCACGGGAGAGTCTGGCGCTGGCAAAACggaaaacacgaaaaaagtGATCCAGTATTTGGCCTACGTGGCCGCTTCAAAGCCCAAGGGCTCATCGGCGGCGCCGCACACG GCTGCACCTGTCTTCAGCTTC GGAGAACTTGAGCAGCAGCTGTTGCAAGCGAACCCCATTCTTGAGGCCTTCGGTAACGCCAAGACTGTTAAGAACGATAACTCTTCCCGATTC GGCAAATTTATTCGAATCAACTTCGACGCGAGCGGCTATATTGCCGGAGCGAACATCGAGACGTACCTTTTGGAAAAGTCTCGAGCAATAAGACAGGCTAAGGATGAACGCGctttccacattttttatcaactcATCAGCGGAGCCTCGGCTGAACAAAAGAAAGATTTCTTACTCGATGACGCAAAATCGTATTCCTTCTTGACGCATGGCCCCCTGCCGCTGCCTGGCTGGGACGACTCCGGCGAATTCAAGGCTACATGCCAGGCCATGGGTATCATGGGCATGAACCCAGAAGACATTGcttccattttgaaaatcgtGTCTGCAACGATCCTCTTCGGGAACATGAAATTCAAGCAGGAGAGAAACTCGGACCAGGCCACCTTGCCTGATAACACAGTTGCTCAGAAACTGGCTCATCTGCTCGGCCTCCAG GTTACCGAAATGACCAAAGCTTTCCTGAAGCCCCGCATCAAGGTTGGTCGCGATTTTGTGACCAAGGCTCAAACCAAGGAGCAGGCAGAGTTTGCGATTGAAGCCATCAGCAAGGCCTGCTACGAGCGCATGTTCCGCTGGTTGGTCAACCGGCTCAACAGGTCCCTGGACAGAACCAAAAGACAAGGTGCCTCGTTCATCGGCATCCTCGATATGGCTGGCTTTGAAATCTTTGAGCTCAACTCTTTTGAGCAGCTCTGCATCAACTACACCAACGAAAAGCTGCAGCAGTTGTTCAACCACACCATGTTCATCCTTGAGCAAGAGGAGTACCAGCGTGAAGGCATTGAGTGGAAATTCATTGATTTCGGACTCGACTTGCAACCCACCATTGACCTCATAGacaag CCGATGGGTATAATGGCGCTGCTGGATGAGGAGTGCTGGTTCCCCAAGGCCACGGACAAGACCTTCGTGGAAAAGCTCATCGGAACCCACTCAGTCCACTCAAAGTTCATGAAGACCGACTTCCGAGGCATTGCCGACTTCGCCATCGTGCACTACGCTGGCAAGGTCGATTATAGTGCCGAGAAGTGGCTCATGAAGAACATGGACCCTCTGAACGAGAACGTTGTTTCTCTCCTCCAGGCCTCGCAAGATGCGTTCGTGGTGCAAATTTGGAAGGACG CCGAAATTGTTGGCATGGCCCAGCAGGCGATGTCGGAAGGAACACAGTTTGGTGCCCGCACAAGGAAGGGCATGTTCCGCACTGTTTCCCAGTTGTACAAGGAGCAGCTGGCCAAGCTGATGGTGACTCTTCGCAACACAAACCCCAACTTTGTCCGTTGTATTATCCCGAATCACGAGAAACGGGCTGGCAAAATTGACGCGCCTCTGGTGCTCGACCAGTTGAGGTGCAATGGTGTGCTTGAGGGCATCCGCATTTGCAGACAGGGCTTCCCAAACAGGATTCCATTCCAGGAGTTCAGGCAACG ATATGAATTGCTCACCCCCAACGTGATCCCCAAGGGATTCATGGATGGCAAGAAAGCATGCGAAAATATG ATCCACGCTTTGGAGCTGGACCCCAATTTATACCGCGTGGGTCagagtaaaattttcttccgTGCTGGAGTGCTGGCTCACCTTGAGGAAGAGAGAGACTACAAAATCACAGATCTTATCGTCAACTTCCAAGCTTATTGCAGAGGTTTCCTCGCCAGGAA AAACCACATCAAACGCATGCAACAGCTGAACGCGATCCGCATCATCCAGCGCAATTGCGCAGCGTACCTTAAACTGCGTAACTGGCAGTGGTGGCGCCTGTACACCAAGGTGAAGCCCCTACTGCAGGTGACCAAGCAGGAGGAGAAGCTGGTGCAGAAGGAGGATGAGCTGAAGCAGGTGCGCGAGAAGCTGGAGTCCGAGCTGAAAGTGGCGATGGAGTACCAGAGCAAGTTTGAGCAGGCTCTGGAGGAGAAGAACACGCTAGCCGAGCAGTTGCAGGCTGAGACGGAGCTGTGCGCAGAAGCCGAGGAAATGCGCGCGCGTCTGGCAGCCAGGAAGCAGGAGCTGGAGGAGATCCTGCACGACTTGGAATCACGCAttgaggaggaagaggagcGCACCTTGCAGTTGGGCAacgagaaaaagaaattgcaGCTCAACATTCAAGATCTGGAGGAGCAGTTGGAAGAGGAAGAGGCCTCCAGGCAGAAGCTGCAGTTGGAGAAAGTAACTCTGGATGCAAAGATCAAGAAGCTGGAGGAGGAGGCCGCCGTGTCTGAAGACACGAACCAGAAGCTGCAGAAGGAGAAAAAGCTGCTGGAAGAGAGGGCCGCCGACCTCAGCCAGACCCTGgccgaggaggaggagaaagCCAAGCACCTGGCCAAGCTCAAAACCAAGCATGAATCCACCATCAGCGAGCTGGAAGAGCGTCTTTTGAAAGAGCACTCAACGAGACAGGAAATGGACAGGAGCAAACGTAAG CTCGACACTGAACTCCAAGACCTCAAGGAGCAGATGACCGAACGTAAGGCTCAGGTCGAGGAGCTGCAACTGGTGCTGGGCAAGCGCGAGGAGGAGCTGGCCACCGCCATGATGCGCATCGATGAGGAGGCGGCCGGCAAGGCACAGAGCCAGAAGGCGCTGCGCGAGCTTGAGTCGCAGTTGACAGAGCTGCATGAGGACCTGGAGGCGGAGAAGGCGGCCCGCGCCAAGGCCGAGAAGCAGAAGCGGGACCTGAACGAGGAACTTGAGGCTCTGAAGAACGAGCTGCTCGACTCGCTGGACACAACGGCCGCGCAGCAGGAGCTGCGGTCGAAGCGCGAGGCCGAGTTGCTGCAGTTGAAGAAGGGCTTGGAGGACGAGACGGCGTCGCACGAGACGCACCTGGCCGAGATGCGGCACAAGCATGGCCAGGAGTTAGCCGCGCTGCTCGAGCAGCAGGAGGTGCTGAAGCGCAATAAGGCGGCCGCCGACAAGTCGCGTCAGCAACTCGAGGCCGAGAACGCCGACCTGGCCATCGAGCTCAAGTCAGCGTCGGCCACCAAGCAGGAGAGTGAGCGCCGACGCAAGCAGGCCGAGGCACAACTGGCCGAGCTGGGCGCCAAGCTATCGGACGCGGAACGCGTGCGTCAGGAGCTGGCCGAACGCACCAGCAAGCTGACCGCTGAGGCCGACTCGGTTGCCCAGCAGCTGAAGGAGGCAGAGCTGCGAGCCTCCGCGTCGGTCAAGGCCGCTTCCGCCATGGAGGGCCAGCTGAGCGAGACGCAGGTGCTGCTCGAAGAGGAGACCAAGGCCAAACTGGCGCTCAGCTCTAAGCTCAGGCAGTTGGAGACCGAGAAGGATGCGCTGCAGGAGCAGAtggaggaggaggagcagGCCAAGCGCAACCTCGAGAAGCAGGTGGCCGCGGCGGTCGCGCAGGCCCAGGAGGCGCGCAAGCGAGCCGACGACGAGGCCGAGAACGTGGTCACGCTCGAGGAGCAGCGCAAGCGGCTGGCCAAGGAGCTTGAGGCCATGCAGAGGCTGGCTGAGGAGCTGCAGGCCGCCAACGACAAACTGGAGAAGTCGCGCAAGAAACTGCAGGCCGAGCTCGAGGACACCACCATTGACCTTGAGGCTCAGCGTGGAAAGGTTGTCGAACTCGAGAAGAAGCAGAGGAACTTCGACAAAGTGCTCGCAGAGGAAAAG GCGGTAGCGGAGCAAATCGCACAGGAGAGAGACAATGCTGAGCGAGAAGCCAGGGAGAAGGAAACCAAGGTGCTTAGCCTAACGAGGGAACTCGAGGAAATGAACGAAAGGGTCGAAGAGCTTGAGCGGGGCAAACGGATGCTGCAGTCCGAGTTGGACGAGCTTGCCAACACCCAGGGTACTGCTGACAAAAAT GTGCACGAGCTTGAGAAGGCGAAGCGCGCGCTCGAGATAATGCTGACCGAGCAGAAGGCACAGAACGAGGAGCTGGAGGACGAGCTGCAGTTGACCGAGGACGCCAAGCTGCGTCTCGAGGTGAACATGGAGGCGATGCGCAAGCAGGCTGAACGCGACCTGCAGGCCAAGGAGGAACAGGCCGAGGAGAAGCGACGCGCGCTGGTCAAGCAGCTGCGCGACGTCGAGGCCGAGCTGGAGGACGAGCGCAAGCAGCGCACCGCTGCGGCCGTGTCGCGCAAGAAGCTCGAGTCGGACTACAGCGACCTCGAGCAGCACCTCGAGATGGCCAACAAGATCAAGGAGGACGCGCTGAAGCAGCTGAAGAAGCTGCAGGCGCAGGCCAAGGACTGGCAGCGCGAGGCCGAGGAAGCCCGCGCCGCCAGGGATGACCTCGCCACTCAGGCCAAGGAGGGCGAACGCAAGGTCAAGGGGCTCGAGGCTGAACTTGCGCAAGTCACCGAGGACCTGGCCGCCGCTGAGAGGGCCCGCAGAGCGGCCGAGGCCGAGCGCGACGAGATGGCCGAGGAGCTGGGCAGTAATGCGTCCAGGGGAGGTGCCCTGCTCGACGAGAAGAGGCGTCTTGAGGCCAGGATCACCGCCCTCGAGGAGGAGCTTGAGGAGGAACAAAGCAATTCCGAGCTCTTCATGGACAG GGCGAGAAAGGCGCAACTGTCTGTGGAGCAGTTGACCACCGAGCTGGCGGCCGAGAGGGGCGCGTCGCAAAAGCAGGAGAGCCAGCGCATTTTGCTGGAGCGACAGAACAAGGAGCTGCGCGCCAAGCTGGCCGAGATGGAGACGAACCAGCGCACCAAGACAAAGGCGACGGTGACCGCGCTCGAGGCCAAGATCGTCAACCTGGAGGAGCAACTCGAGGTGGAGGCCAAGGAGCGGCTGGTGCAGCAGAAGGCCAGCCGCAAGCTGGACAAGCGACTCAAGGAGATGGCGCTTCAGCTGGAAGACGAGCGGCGGCACGCGGACCAGTTCAAGGAGCAGGTGGAGAAGGTCAACGCCCGGGTCAAGGCGCTCAAACGCCAGCTCGACGAGGCTGAGGAGGAGATCAGCCGCGAGAAGGCGCAGAGGAGGAAGGCACAGCGCGAGATGGAGGACATGGGCGAGAGCCACGAGGCCATGACCAGGGAGATCAACAATCTCAAGAACAAACTGAg GAGGACCGGAGGACTGGGAGGACTGAGCAGTTCAAGACTGGGAGGCACTAAGAGAGGTTCCATTCAGGCGGGTGGAAGCGACGACTCTATGGCTGCGCCCAGCCAAGATGAATCAGTGGATGGCGAGGAAGCGTCCAACTAA